tgtcctcgaagagaccgaccaggtaggcctcgctggcttcctgcagggccatgaccgccgagctctggaagcgcaggtcggtcttgaagtcttgggcgatctcacgcaccaggcgctggaagggcagcttgcggatgagcagctcggtggacttctggtagcgacggatctctctgagggccacggtgcccggcctgtagcggtgaggcttcttgacgccgccggtagccggtgcgctcttgcgcgcggccttggttgccagctgcttcctgggggctttgccaccggtggacttacgggcggtctgcttggtacgtgccatgtcgaacggatgaacttcgtctacgctcaagtgcaaggcaatatcaaaagtagtcggcgagcggtggagagtgaatttatatcacccgctaatcagatgtccgcagattacaattggtgggcgccctgccgtccgattggttctcgggctgaaatccgagcttgcgattggtcaggtttcgtgtctccacgatccggtttttgcagcaagctcggcacttttggggatagcgaatgaacgatgcttgcgctatagaatggcaatgggctacatacactcgggcaaacgctcgtgcgtctagccatacaatggcaacaaggcattcgtctaCTTCATTGCTCAATTTTGCCTCGGCGaaattctgtctgcctgtgcgtgtgtgcgtctatccacccattcttttggtggtggtctgtctgtgtgttcggggggggggggtcttttgatagattttttttctatcttacatatgttatttcattccttttctctgagagcatatggtgtgtggaaaagtgataactttgatgtgattgacatagttcttttgttaggatgtgggtggccctgaaaagggccggggttttcagaaacttggacggtcggatcttcacttcttcttgggcttggccgccttcttggcaggcgctgccttcttggcggccggcttcttttttggcgtcttcttggccggtttcttggcgactggtttcttggccggagttttcttagtcttcttggcggccggcttcttggccttcttgggggtggtagccttcttggccgcggtcttcttcggcttggcggtcttgggcttggcggccttcttggccgcgggtttcttgaccggcttcttggcgacaggtttctttgcggccttctcggcggctttcttggctgccacgttgattttgaaggatcccgacgctcCTGTACCCTTcacctgaatgatggtgcccttctctaccaaggctttcagggcgcgcttgatgaagtgtcccttcttctccacgtcgaacttgtagttgccggcgatgtacttcttgatggccaagagggaagaacctttgcggtccttgagcgcttccagggccgccgtgaccatggcggtggtgggcgggtgagccgcaggggccttgggcgccttcttggccttctttggggacggtgctggggcggacatgttagcttgctttgtctgcgacggacgtgcaaatgaacccgacatcttgtcaaactggcgtgaagtagcgacggtgcggacgtggtcggaaacgtcgtagcctgtccgcgtcttactgtctgtctcggccaaatttgtgtttcttttctaactttacggctgaatttctcccttcccgagtatcaaaattgatactgactcggtctctgtacaagaggacatgtccaacttactaatttgatggaagcggctggtcactggccctcagatattgagatatttgccatacttttcagtaagcacgccctggactccacgccgacggctgatcgtttgcatgcagagaaacgagcgagcgcacatgaattgatgaacactcccggacttttgttgacgcagatatatcatatttgagccaagcaacttcactacgcgtgaacgagctcgacaagatatagatcataagtaactttgatacataacACACACTCCCAAACACGCCACTtcaatcatattcttcacacgtataccaagaaaataaaacatatatactacgcttcacacgcatttattagtatccaaccgtgcacacatatttgcagaacatctctcaacaagactatcactagcactacaaagaaaacagtggggaccaccatactagttcattgttgtgtgtttgcatgaccggcttgggtctgtctttggtattatgctcgttgttcgagtcaggtgtgtacatgtgttcgttgtgagaagatacagctcttttggggagatttgggtggccctgaaaagggcctgggtttgtcgatggtcagattctgctttagccgccgaagccgtacagggtgcggccttggcgtttcagagcgtagacaacgtccatggcggtcaccgtcttgcgcttggcgtgctcggtgtaggtcaccgcgtcgcggatcacattctcaaggaacaccttcagaacgcctcgggtctcctcgtagatcaacccggagatgcgcttcacgccgccacgacgggcaagacgacggatagccggcttagtgataccctggatgttgtcgcgaagaaccttgcggtgacgcttagcgcctccctttccgagccccttgcctcctttgccgcgtccagacatgatgattacgatgttcttgtcgatacagaacgagaatggatcagacggcctggctgagccgcattaataaccgccctgcggacctgcgcgtagtcctggccgccgccaccactagccaatgggaagcaagccactagccaagcaagacaatgctacgcggagaatttgacaccgacaagacaaacatcttgtcgggaaaacacgaaagcagaagaaaagaaaataaagcgaagaaaacggatgaatttgcccgaaacacagtcagctagttgtaatgatatcattgctagcatgctcaaagcacgcaacgcacgcacgtacgcacgcacacacacacacacacacacacacagagagacaaacacacacacacacacacacactcacgcacacacacacacacacacacacacacacacacacacacacaccgttgtcgatcagaagtttgattacacttgtgagacattgcttactagtgtatgtttatggcgttttgactggaaaaggaacgccgatcgacggccaatccattgttctacgtgttctaaggaacgtcacagacgacagttgttccagaaggcaagtggcgcaagcttgttgttgcgtcacctttgcttggtgtaataagaacgtgtgcagacttttattacgtcaaaattcactttctttgttgtttgtcttctgtcatgatcattctgttgtttttgtagttgttgtgtgttttccaggttagttctgtactgttttatgtcgcctgcgatcccaggttagtggcgtgtgcgtgggttgtgtgtagtcgctgtttcgactggaatgtgattgctatagctcttttgtgaggatgtgggtggccttgaaaaaggccggggttttgtcgtgcagaggcgtcggtcgatttacttggagctggtgtacttggtgacggccttggttccctcgctgacggcgtgcttggccagctcgcccggcaacaggagtcgcacggcggtctggatctcgcggctgctgatggtggagcgcttgttgtagtgagccagtcgagaagcttcggcagcgattctctcgaaaatgtcgttgacgaaggagttcatgatgcccatggccttgctagagacgccggtgtcggggtgcacctgcttgagcaccttgtagatgtagacgccgaaggtttcccttctctttctcctccttccgcgcttcttgtctcctgcgggcctggccttgccggctttcttggcggcttttccacttggtggcatgacgaagacgttcttggcgtgtttagacagcaaagaatataatcgcactcgtctcggcctggcctttatatcggagaacaatgcaaatttggggattgtctagtccaaggcgcggacgtggtagaacctctcctcgagagttagctctctctctattggttcgctgtcggaagccgtgaatccagcagcggggtataaagtgtttggacaggagataattcctcttcattctctcattctttctgccgtttgacgtaaatcaatcgactactacaagatgtctggacgtggcaaaggtggcaaggcacgcgccaaggccaagagccgttcttcccgtgcgggtctccagttcccggtcggtcgggtgcatcgcttcttgcgcaagggaaactacgcccagcgcgtgggtgccggcgcaccggtgtacctggcggccgtgctggagtacctgacggccgagatcctggagctggccggtaacgctgcccgcgacaacaagaagacccgAATCATCccacgtcaccttcaactggccgtccgcaacgacgaggagttgaacaagctgctgggcggagtgaccatcgcacagggcggcgttctgcccaatatccacgccgtgcttctgcccaagaagacaagcaaggctcagtaatgtccggacgaaagaaacagaaccccggcccttttcagggccacccacatcctctcgaaaaaactgtattctcttcacactgaatcaaactgcacaatgcagatatacgaattgatataaacacacacatacagtacatctgtcgagactaagacaatctagcagtaaaagtaaccttacatataacatatcccagtccaagatagctgacagacaattaaagtaattcgtgagcaagaccgcatcacacaagtacaagaaatgaccg
The nucleotide sequence above comes from Branchiostoma lanceolatum isolate klBraLanc5 chromosome 14, klBraLanc5.hap2, whole genome shotgun sequence. Encoded proteins:
- the LOC136448933 gene encoding histone H1-like, producing MSGSFARPSQTKQANMSAPAPSPKKAKKAPKAPAAHPPTTAMVTAALEALKDRKGSSLLAIKKYIAGNYKFDVEKKGHFIKRALKALVEKGTIIQVKGTGASGSFKINVAAKKAAEKAAKKPVAKKPVKKPAAKKAAKPKTAKPKKTAAKKATTPKKAKKPAAKKTKKTPAKKPVAKKPAKKTPKKKPAAKKAAPAKKAAKPKKK
- the LOC136449184 gene encoding late histone H2A.2.2-like; translated protein: MSGRGKGGKARAKAKSRSSRAGLQFPVGRVHRFLRKGNYAQRVGAGAPVYLAAVLEYLTAEILELAGNAARDNKKTRIIPRHLQLAVRNDEELNKLLGGVTIAQGGVLPNIHAVLLPKKTSKAQ